Proteins encoded within one genomic window of Ranitomeya variabilis isolate aRanVar5 chromosome 4, aRanVar5.hap1, whole genome shotgun sequence:
- the UPK2 gene encoding uroplakin-2, with protein MLLLAFSTLLLISSSYGQDNTTLATGLVDNPLGYTAVIAFPSACKYSFATATLNIGGNTTQALSVPVPQCRLRRDLIIVNDSQNGDAATINVGYQVVSLTPNQTYTAWYTINGVSFNKVTFATKTVLPGPPSVFRRSGGMVVITVLLSIAMFLLVVGLIVVLVLGGRGKK; from the exons ATGCTACTATTAGCCTTTTCCACTTTGCTTCTCATTTCCAGCTCATATGGAC AGGATAACACAACGCTTGCCACCGGCCTTGTCGACAATCCCCTGGGTTATACTGCTGTCATAGCTTTCCCGTCCGCTTGTAAATATTCATTTGCGACTGCAACGCTTAACATAGGCGGTAATACCACTCAAG CGCTGTCAGTCCCCGTGCCTCAGTGTCGTTTGAGACGTGACCTTATTATAGTTAATGACTCCCAAAATGGCGACGCGGCAACCATAAATGTTGGGTACCAAGTTGTGAGCTTGACTCCTAACCAAACCTACAC TGCCTGGTATACAATCAATGGAGTAAGCTTCAATAAAGTTACATTCGCAACCAAAACCG TTTTGCCGGGACCGCCATCTGTATTTAGGCGTAGTGGTGGAATGGTGGTGATTACAGTCTTATTATCTATCGCAATGTTCCTGCTCGTTGTTGGACTTATCGTTGTGCTGGTGTTGGGCGGTCGAGGCAAGAAATAA